The sequence TGGACCTCCAGACAGGTGTCAGCGTTAAAACAACCTCCACCCTCCCTGCTGCATCTGGGCTTTCAAGCAGCAGTGCAACTTCCAATGCAGTGGTCATGGCAACTGCACGTGCAATCATGAATGAGTATGGATTTGAACTTGAAGATGCAGGTTTGAACGAACTTGATCTTCTCAACCTTGCAATAGACGCATCCCTCGAGGCAGGGGTTACCATAACAGGTGCCTTTGATGATGCAAGTGCATCCTTCTTCGGTGGTCTGACAGTCACAGACAACATGAAGAGAAAGATTCTACAGAAGAAAAACATGGAGGAGCAAAATATATTAATACATATGCCAGATAGAAAGTCACCCACTGCAAAGTCAGATGTAGGGCGTATGAAGCTCCTTGCTCCATGGGTTAAAATGGCATTTGATGAAGCTTTGAATGGGAGAATCTACAGTGCCCTTACATTGAACGGACTTCTTTACTGTTCAGCACTTGGATTTGATTCAAACATTGCTTTAGATGCTTTAGACGCTGGTGCAGTAGCAGCAGGGCTTTCAGGTACAGGACCCTCATTTGTAGCAGTAGCCAACAACAGAAATGCCGACAAAGTGGAGGAATCATGGAGTTCCTACCCTGGAAGGGTCATAAGGACAGGGGTTGACAACGAAGGCACAAAGGTGGTTCGCAGTGGATAGGGAAGAAGCTTTAAGACTACTTCAGGATTCAAGAAATAAGATAGATGAGATGGATGAAGAGATAATAAATCTCATTGAAAGAAGAACATCCCTTGCAAGAGACATACTCAATGCCAAGATCGTACTGGGCATTGAAATTGAGGATAAAAAGAGAGAAGCATTTATTCAGGAAAAGATCAAAGAAATAGCAAGGGAAAAGAAAATTGATGAAGTCAGCCTTACCCGTATAATGAAGATACTCGCGAGTATGAGTAAAAGAGAACAAGAAAAAATTTTAAGGAGGGGAAAGCATGGGTAACATACGAACATCATTCGTTAAAAGAACAGCTAAAGAGCTGATCGAAACTTACGAGGGCCAGTTCACAACTGATTTTGATAAGAACAAAAAATTAGTTGAAGAGTTCTCAACAGTCAGTACAAAACATTTAAGAAACAAGATAGCTGGATACGTAACCAGAGTAGTTAGGCAGCAGTCCTAAAAAATCTTAAAAAACTATTTTAAGTTTGCATTCTTAAGATTACACGATCTTAAGATTTAAACTTAAACTTTTATATTTATCTAGCTTTTACAATTCTCACATATTTTTATAAAATTTTTATAAATCCTTATAAACAAAAATATACTATAA is a genomic window of Methanobacterium congolense containing:
- a CDS encoding chorismate mutase; its protein translation is MDREEALRLLQDSRNKIDEMDEEIINLIERRTSLARDILNAKIVLGIEIEDKKREAFIQEKIKEIAREKKIDEVSLTRIMKILASMSKREQEKILRRGKHG
- a CDS encoding 30S ribosomal protein S17e, translated to MGNIRTSFVKRTAKELIETYEGQFTTDFDKNKKLVEEFSTVSTKHLRNKIAGYVTRVVRQQS
- a CDS encoding shikimate kinase, which translates into the protein MNTKVRSPGSATVINAISTGYGSAFGIKLYVNAEVKFKGPKSSILCETDSFVDTKLMELCVEKVIERFGILRIGGELKYLDLQTGVSVKTTSTLPAASGLSSSSATSNAVVMATARAIMNEYGFELEDAGLNELDLLNLAIDASLEAGVTITGAFDDASASFFGGLTVTDNMKRKILQKKNMEEQNILIHMPDRKSPTAKSDVGRMKLLAPWVKMAFDEALNGRIYSALTLNGLLYCSALGFDSNIALDALDAGAVAAGLSGTGPSFVAVANNRNADKVEESWSSYPGRVIRTGVDNEGTKVVRSG